One Paenibacillus crassostreae DNA segment encodes these proteins:
- a CDS encoding class I SAM-dependent methyltransferase, with product MDKIVKYYSSFDEWGRLDREPIEFLVNLHFIKRYLPDHGVILDNGAGPGKYSIELAKSDYQVTLTDLTPKLVEFAKDKIAEEGVNHQIECRVADARDLSIFADQGFDASLMLGPMYHLQTEVDRDKAISELFRVTRKDGYVFVAFMSRIKHLTTSISFPNAWKPNHTADGILEFLDTGVFNHSDEGRFTGAYYFNIEDIEPTMEKHGFQTVKLIASGSIAGGMKPEQWDYWREQGEEEYQKIINIIMESAENPYILGASSHLLYIGKRK from the coding sequence ATGGATAAAATCGTGAAATATTATAGTTCATTCGATGAGTGGGGACGTCTTGACCGGGAGCCGATTGAATTCCTAGTGAATCTACATTTTATAAAGCGGTATTTACCCGATCATGGAGTGATCCTAGATAACGGTGCGGGTCCTGGTAAATATTCCATTGAATTAGCTAAATCAGATTATCAGGTTACGCTTACTGATTTAACTCCAAAACTTGTAGAATTTGCGAAGGATAAAATAGCTGAAGAAGGAGTCAATCATCAAATTGAATGTCGAGTGGCTGATGCAAGAGATTTATCAATCTTTGCAGATCAAGGTTTTGATGCAAGCCTGATGTTGGGACCTATGTATCATTTGCAAACCGAAGTGGATCGCGATAAGGCTATCTCTGAACTGTTTCGAGTAACAAGAAAAGATGGCTATGTGTTTGTAGCCTTTATGTCTAGAATTAAGCATTTAACAACATCCATTTCATTCCCGAATGCTTGGAAGCCAAATCATACTGCGGATGGAATCTTAGAGTTTCTAGACACTGGCGTATTCAATCATAGTGATGAGGGACGATTTACGGGAGCGTATTATTTCAACATTGAAGACATTGAGCCAACTATGGAGAAGCATGGGTTTCAGACCGTTAAACTTATTGCATCGGGCAGTATTGCTGGAGGTATGAAGCCAGAACAATGGGATTATTGGCGGGAACAGGGAGAAGAAGAGTATCAAAAAATTATAAATATAATCATGGAATCAGCTGAGAATCCTTATATTCTTGGAGCCTCATCCCATTTATTATATATAGGGAAAAGGAAATAA
- a CDS encoding NUDIX hydrolase produces MFYVNTRAIIERKMGAEIEIVIQNRNKANEPITIELPGGRIEPFESLTQALRREVKEETGLDLIVIEEEDLRIVSEGVYFEVECIQPFVAFQTIKGPVDSVGYYFRCKAEGELLDSGDETTDIRWINIKDLKVLLEDDPRQFSDVDRAGIEYYLKHIERNGCR; encoded by the coding sequence ATGTTTTATGTGAATACAAGAGCAATAATTGAAAGAAAAATGGGTGCAGAAATAGAAATTGTCATTCAGAATAGGAACAAAGCAAATGAACCTATAACCATTGAATTACCCGGTGGACGAATTGAACCATTCGAATCACTAACGCAAGCCTTAAGAAGAGAGGTTAAGGAAGAAACAGGATTAGATCTCATTGTAATAGAAGAAGAAGATTTACGGATTGTTTCCGAGGGGGTTTACTTTGAAGTTGAATGTATACAGCCATTTGTCGCCTTTCAGACTATTAAAGGACCAGTAGATTCGGTTGGTTATTATTTTAGATGTAAAGCCGAGGGTGAATTATTGGACTCTGGTGACGAAACAACGGATATAAGATGGATTAATATAAAAGATTTGAAGGTTCTATTGGAGGATGATCCTAGACAATTCTCTGATGTAGACAGGGCTGGTATTGAATATTATTTGAAACATATAGAACGTAATGGATGCCGGTAA
- a CDS encoding VOC family protein yields MIKGFHHAQITIPIGKEDEAKKFYCEVLHLQEIEKPDSLKGRGGFWIQVGDKELHIGTEENVDRSKTKAHIAYEVTDLCEMERLLKEVGIKRLESIEIPGYERFEFRDPFGNRVEFIKRN; encoded by the coding sequence ATGATTAAAGGATTTCATCATGCCCAAATAACAATACCTATTGGTAAAGAAGATGAAGCTAAGAAATTTTACTGCGAAGTACTTCATTTGCAAGAGATTGAAAAACCAGATTCTTTGAAAGGAAGAGGTGGATTCTGGATTCAGGTTGGAGATAAAGAACTTCATATTGGGACGGAAGAAAATGTGGATCGAAGTAAAACTAAAGCACATATCGCATACGAAGTAACCGACTTATGTGAAATGGAAAGGCTATTAAAAGAAGTTGGTATAAAAAGATTAGAATCAATTGAAATACCGGGTTATGAAAGATTTGAATTTAGAGATCCATTTGGCAATCGAGTAGAATTTATTAAACGGAATTAG
- a CDS encoding GNAT family N-acetyltransferase produces the protein MEVDILFSESPVFETERLILRKLSMNDLDSYFEFASDPIVSVSTLWNRHETIEDTKDYLHKVMGKYESKEAFRWGIIYKPNNQLIGRTGLISWDVTHSRAEIGYALASQYWNKGIISEATREVMRYGFEKLELNRIEGRCNYNNEGSARVMEKLGMKLEGILREQLKIKGTFMDQRLYSILKSDYVSTINKSSSRGIKNE, from the coding sequence ATGGAAGTGGATATCTTATTCTCGGAGTCACCCGTTTTTGAAACAGAGCGGTTGATACTAAGAAAACTAAGTATGAATGACCTAGACAGTTATTTTGAATTTGCTTCGGATCCGATTGTGTCAGTAAGCACTCTATGGAATAGACATGAGACCATCGAAGATACAAAAGATTACCTTCATAAAGTAATGGGTAAATATGAATCCAAAGAGGCATTTCGTTGGGGAATTATATATAAACCAAATAATCAATTGATTGGAAGAACCGGTTTAATTAGTTGGGATGTGACGCATAGTAGAGCGGAGATTGGTTATGCTCTAGCAAGTCAGTACTGGAACAAAGGTATTATTTCAGAAGCAACACGGGAAGTAATGCGCTATGGATTCGAGAAACTAGAATTGAATCGAATAGAAGGAAGATGTAATTACAATAATGAAGGTTCTGCTCGGGTAATGGAGAAGCTGGGTATGAAGCTAGAGGGGATATTACGTGAACAATTAAAGATCAAGGGAACATTTATGGATCAAAGGCTTTATTCAATATTAAAGAGTGATTATGTAAGTACTATTAATAAAAGCAGTTCTAGGGGGATAAAAAATGAATAG
- a CDS encoding GNAT family N-acetyltransferase, with the protein MNSEYKTLNRVPTIKEYINLCNAVGWKDYMNFDVAEESLAQSLFTVVIQYEDQIIGMGRVIGDGKIYFYIQDVAIIPEHQNKGVGNLIMSAITGFLKENAPEKSFVGMFASQGKETFYQKYGFNQHEGMTGIFGVKHEGEIK; encoded by the coding sequence ATGAATAGTGAATATAAAACGTTAAATAGAGTACCTACAATTAAAGAATACATAAACCTTTGTAATGCAGTTGGCTGGAAAGATTATATGAACTTTGATGTTGCAGAAGAATCTTTAGCACAATCTTTATTTACTGTAGTTATTCAATATGAAGATCAGATCATTGGGATGGGAAGAGTGATTGGAGACGGAAAGATATATTTCTATATTCAAGATGTGGCAATTATACCAGAGCATCAAAATAAAGGGGTCGGTAATCTTATCATGTCTGCCATTACAGGTTTCTTAAAGGAGAATGCACCTGAGAAATCATTTGTTGGAATGTTTGCATCACAAGGAAAAGAAACGTTTTATCAGAAATATGGTTTTAATCAACATGAAGGAATGACAGGAATATTCGGAGTGAAACATGAAGGAGAAATAAAGTAA
- a CDS encoding ROK family protein, protein MDRNQFIVGIDLGGTNIKAAIFNNEFKTITEKSISTEAALGPNHVLNRIIVTIKEMLETTNLSVNDIKCMGMGTPGLLDPDDGLSIFSPNFPNWENIHVVNYMKTYFDFPTFIDNDVRVNLYGEWSFGAGVGYQNLVLITLGTGLGSGIINDGKVIYGKTSSAGEIGHMNMYREGRPCKCGSSGCLGRYVSAIGMVNTFIEKLNNGQRSIIQDWVDQDQSKISAKMISEAYDLGDHLAIEVLHETGKILGFGLSNVINLLNPEIIIVGGGMSAAGDRLLNIVRETTAKHSLKLSNQACIIQQAQLGEKAGMIGAATYANVRFTSMWRK, encoded by the coding sequence ATGGATAGAAATCAGTTTATAGTAGGGATTGATCTTGGTGGTACTAACATTAAAGCGGCTATTTTTAATAATGAATTCAAAACGATAACTGAAAAGAGTATTTCTACAGAAGCGGCCCTAGGACCTAACCATGTATTGAATAGAATTATTGTAACCATAAAAGAAATGCTGGAGACAACAAATTTGTCAGTAAACGATATCAAATGTATGGGAATGGGTACACCAGGTCTATTAGATCCAGATGATGGGTTGTCTATTTTTTCTCCAAATTTTCCTAACTGGGAGAATATCCATGTTGTAAATTACATGAAAACTTATTTTGATTTTCCAACTTTCATTGATAATGATGTTCGTGTCAATCTTTATGGTGAATGGAGCTTTGGCGCTGGGGTCGGTTATCAAAACCTAGTATTAATTACATTAGGAACAGGATTAGGGTCTGGAATTATCAATGATGGAAAAGTTATTTATGGTAAAACTTCAAGTGCTGGAGAAATTGGACACATGAATATGTATAGAGAAGGAAGGCCTTGTAAATGCGGAAGTTCTGGGTGCTTAGGAAGGTACGTTTCTGCTATAGGAATGGTAAACACGTTTATTGAAAAACTCAATAATGGTCAAAGAAGTATCATTCAAGATTGGGTCGACCAAGACCAAAGTAAAATATCTGCAAAAATGATTTCTGAAGCATATGATCTAGGAGATCATCTAGCTATTGAAGTCTTACATGAAACTGGGAAAATATTAGGTTTTGGACTTTCTAATGTAATCAATTTATTAAACCCTGAAATCATTATTGTAGGTGGAGGCATGTCTGCTGCTGGAGATCGGTTGTTAAACATCGTTCGAGAAACCACTGCTAAACATTCATTAAAGTTATCTAATCAGGCATGTATAATACAGCAAGCTCAACTAGGAGAAAAAGCAGGAATGATCGGTGCCGCTACATATGCCAATGTGAGATTTACATCAATGTGGAGAAAATAA
- a CDS encoding bifunctional nitrate reductase/sulfite reductase flavoprotein subunit alpha — MTNKKIKSVCPYCGVGCGIVLEVANNHVVKVTGDKEHPTNKGRLCTKGNTCAQAITESGRLEYAHRRQSRTDEPVRTSIDLAISETAHRLRAILDEHGPDALSFYVSGQMTLEAQYLINKLAKGYIRTNNIESNSRLCMASAGSGYKLSLGSDGPPGSYQDIDHTNLFFIIGANMADCHPILFLRMMDRVKSGAKLIVVDPRRNNTADKATLFLQIKPGTDLALLNGILHILIQNGHADPNFIAKFTSGWENMTEFLNDYTPEIVAEITGIPEADIRKAALWIGESPEWMTCWTMGLNQSTHGTWHTNAICNLHLATGKICRTGSGPFSLTGQPNAMGGREMGYMGPGLPGQRSVLVEEDRIFIENMWNIPQGSLKTDVGSGTISMFQNMLTGNIKACWIICTNPVATVPNRKNVIAALEAVELVITQDAFFHTETNRYADIMLPGSLWSETEGVMVNSERNLTLLNKAVDPPGEALPDWQIIARVACEMGYSSAFSYESASEVYQEIQQAWNPKSGYDIRGASYEKLSETPMQWPCAPNSPNDRNPIRYLNNGISQILKVNDDGSVPNLAFPTESGKGIFLPRPFMQPAEMPDNEFSFVLNTGRLQHQWHTMTKTGKIPILNKLNAGPFIEIHEEDAAILLISDQDLVEIRSRRGKAVLPAVITTRVRPGNCFAPFHWNDIFGENLAINEVTNDAIDPISFQPEFKYCAVSLERVTNQLKLKTAKQKEEMVMAQIDILASMLDIQPSSTITLDHREKIYLSGFIASLRTDESLSTFGVPFLPLSAPLEESKRDYLDGLLAGMFSRTHLPEAKFIPTNSILHMPDKTMESTKVLDKDNKFPVTILWASQTGNAENVAIDCAKKLQSSGYNIRLLNMNDYSISELSTERFVLFIASTFGAGDPPDNGENFFYSLSADDMTHLPQLQFAVLAFGDTNYDQFCGFGRQLDARMEQLGAQRAFEFVCCDTDFHNQAESWMNNIDLVIKETTATTEVMTYDRNHPFHTNIQSNHRLNSDNSEKETRHVIFNLKNTQMKYDVGDALGIWPTNCPQLVEDILGAMKLQPSSLVFIEGKGKMTIEKALLQHFDITRITPEFLQFVQDHSGSNLLNQLLKMMDNEQLKDWLGGRQLIDVLLEFPINSFTLAEDFIRTLKVLQPRLYSISSSQKVHPDEVHVIVSTVRYEHNGKARKGVCSTFLADRANENQQIPIFIQKTSHFRPPHHQDVPIIMIGPGTGVGPFRAFLQERQVTKAKGKNWLIFGEQREHCDFYFQEELENLLKEGCLHRLDTAFSRDQPDKIYVQDRMFEHGMEMWAWIQEGAYFYVCGDAETMAKEVDITLKNIIQVHGNMTKEESERYVREMSHSKRYLRDVY, encoded by the coding sequence ATGACAAATAAAAAAATAAAGAGCGTCTGCCCCTATTGTGGTGTTGGTTGCGGAATTGTACTTGAAGTAGCAAATAACCACGTTGTCAAAGTCACTGGAGATAAAGAGCATCCTACGAATAAGGGTAGATTGTGTACGAAAGGTAATACTTGTGCTCAAGCAATCACAGAATCAGGACGATTGGAATATGCTCATAGGCGTCAGTCGAGAACGGATGAACCCGTGAGAACGAGTATTGATCTAGCAATTAGTGAAACAGCACATCGACTCCGCGCCATTCTCGATGAACATGGTCCCGATGCCCTCTCCTTTTACGTATCGGGTCAAATGACACTAGAAGCACAGTACTTGATCAATAAATTAGCTAAAGGTTACATCAGAACGAACAACATCGAGTCTAATTCACGTTTATGTATGGCGAGTGCTGGGAGTGGTTACAAATTATCTCTTGGTTCAGATGGGCCACCAGGATCATATCAGGATATAGATCATACGAATTTATTTTTTATCATTGGTGCCAATATGGCCGACTGTCACCCCATTCTATTCCTACGCATGATGGATCGGGTAAAATCTGGTGCTAAATTGATTGTTGTGGATCCACGACGCAACAATACAGCAGATAAAGCAACACTCTTTTTACAAATCAAGCCAGGTACGGATCTCGCTCTCTTAAATGGCATACTGCATATATTGATCCAAAACGGACATGCGGATCCTAATTTCATTGCTAAATTCACTTCGGGTTGGGAGAACATGACTGAATTTCTAAATGATTATACGCCAGAAATAGTTGCAGAAATAACGGGTATACCCGAAGCTGATATTCGCAAAGCAGCCCTATGGATCGGCGAGTCGCCAGAATGGATGACCTGTTGGACGATGGGACTCAATCAAAGTACTCATGGTACATGGCATACGAATGCCATCTGTAATCTACATTTAGCGACAGGTAAAATATGCAGAACGGGTAGTGGGCCCTTCTCACTCACGGGTCAACCGAATGCGATGGGCGGTCGTGAGATGGGTTACATGGGGCCCGGATTACCTGGACAACGTTCTGTTTTAGTTGAAGAAGATCGTATTTTTATCGAAAATATGTGGAATATCCCTCAAGGCTCGCTGAAGACTGATGTAGGTTCAGGAACTATCTCTATGTTCCAAAATATGCTGACAGGAAACATCAAAGCGTGTTGGATTATTTGTACCAACCCAGTCGCTACCGTCCCTAATCGCAAGAATGTCATCGCTGCCCTCGAAGCAGTTGAATTGGTTATCACGCAGGATGCATTTTTTCACACGGAGACGAATCGATATGCAGATATTATGTTACCCGGATCATTATGGTCTGAGACTGAAGGCGTTATGGTCAATTCAGAACGCAACTTAACATTGTTGAACAAAGCCGTTGATCCACCTGGTGAAGCATTGCCCGACTGGCAAATTATCGCCCGAGTTGCTTGTGAGATGGGGTACTCCAGTGCTTTCAGCTATGAATCCGCATCCGAAGTCTACCAGGAGATCCAACAAGCGTGGAATCCTAAAAGCGGATACGATATCCGAGGTGCCTCCTATGAAAAACTAAGCGAGACACCGATGCAATGGCCATGTGCTCCGAACAGTCCCAATGATCGTAATCCTATTCGATATCTGAATAATGGTATCTCGCAAATTTTGAAGGTGAATGATGATGGAAGCGTACCTAACCTTGCATTCCCAACTGAAAGTGGTAAGGGTATCTTTCTGCCTCGTCCATTCATGCAGCCTGCAGAAATGCCAGACAACGAGTTTTCTTTTGTCCTGAATACAGGTCGTCTACAACATCAATGGCACACCATGACGAAGACTGGAAAAATTCCTATACTTAATAAGCTAAACGCGGGTCCTTTTATCGAAATTCATGAAGAAGATGCTGCCATTCTCCTAATTAGCGATCAAGACTTAGTAGAAATTCGGTCCCGTCGAGGTAAAGCAGTACTTCCGGCAGTCATAACAACTAGAGTTCGACCTGGGAATTGCTTTGCACCCTTCCATTGGAATGATATTTTTGGTGAGAATCTTGCAATTAACGAAGTCACTAACGATGCCATAGATCCGATCTCTTTTCAGCCCGAATTTAAATATTGTGCTGTTTCACTCGAAAGAGTTACTAATCAACTCAAGCTTAAGACTGCTAAACAGAAGGAGGAAATGGTTATGGCTCAAATTGATATACTTGCGAGTATGTTGGACATTCAACCTTCATCGACAATCACATTAGACCATCGCGAAAAAATATACCTGTCCGGTTTCATAGCAAGTCTACGTACGGATGAATCATTATCAACTTTTGGAGTTCCCTTCCTTCCTCTCAGCGCACCTCTTGAAGAGTCAAAGCGTGATTATCTGGATGGCTTGCTTGCTGGAATGTTCTCCCGCACTCATCTTCCTGAAGCTAAATTCATACCAACGAATTCAATCTTACACATGCCGGATAAGACTATGGAGTCGACAAAAGTGTTAGATAAAGATAACAAGTTTCCTGTCACCATTCTATGGGCTTCACAGACCGGTAATGCTGAAAATGTTGCTATCGACTGTGCAAAGAAATTACAAAGTTCCGGGTATAATATTCGATTACTAAATATGAATGACTACTCTATATCAGAACTATCCACGGAACGTTTTGTTTTATTCATTGCTAGTACATTTGGTGCTGGTGATCCTCCCGATAACGGTGAGAACTTCTTCTATTCGCTAAGTGCTGATGACATGACACATTTACCCCAGCTTCAATTTGCGGTTCTTGCTTTTGGTGACACGAATTATGACCAGTTTTGCGGATTCGGGCGTCAACTTGATGCTAGGATGGAGCAACTTGGAGCTCAAAGAGCCTTTGAGTTCGTCTGTTGCGATACAGATTTCCATAATCAAGCCGAATCATGGATGAACAATATCGATCTGGTCATAAAAGAAACAACTGCTACTACGGAAGTTATGACATACGACCGAAATCACCCGTTTCATACGAATATCCAGTCTAATCATCGACTAAATTCAGATAACTCGGAGAAAGAAACGCGGCATGTTATTTTCAACCTTAAAAATACCCAAATGAAATATGATGTTGGTGATGCCCTTGGCATATGGCCGACCAATTGCCCACAACTTGTTGAAGATATTCTTGGAGCGATGAAACTGCAACCATCCTCTTTAGTATTCATTGAAGGCAAGGGTAAGATGACAATCGAAAAAGCGTTGTTACAACATTTTGATATCACTCGTATAACACCAGAATTTCTACAGTTCGTTCAGGATCATTCAGGTAGTAATCTACTCAATCAGTTACTTAAGATGATGGACAATGAACAACTGAAGGATTGGCTTGGGGGACGACAACTGATTGATGTACTACTGGAATTTCCGATTAATAGCTTTACCCTGGCAGAAGATTTCATTAGAACACTCAAAGTTCTACAACCTCGTCTATATTCCATTTCATCTAGTCAGAAAGTACATCCAGATGAAGTACATGTAATCGTCTCAACAGTAAGATATGAACACAATGGTAAAGCTCGTAAAGGCGTATGTTCTACTTTTCTCGCTGATCGGGCGAATGAGAATCAACAAATTCCTATTTTTATACAGAAAACTTCACATTTCCGTCCACCACATCATCAAGATGTTCCCATAATCATGATCGGTCCGGGTACTGGCGTAGGTCCCTTCCGCGCATTCTTACAAGAACGTCAAGTAACGAAGGCCAAGGGCAAGAACTGGTTAATATTTGGAGAGCAACGAGAACATTGTGATTTCTATTTCCAAGAAGAACTAGAGAACTTACTGAAAGAGGGTTGCTTACACAGATTGGATACTGCCTTTTCACGCGACCAACCGGACAAAATATATGTGCAGGATCGCATGTTTGAGCATGGCATGGAGATGTGGGCATGGATCCAAGAAGGTGCTTACTTTTATGTATGCGGAGACGCTGAAACGATGGCTAAAGAAGTCGATATAACACTCAAGAATATAATTCAAGTGCATGGAAATATGACTAAAGAAGAGTCAGAAAGATATGTCAGGGAGATGTCTCATTCTAAACGATATTTGCGGGATGTATATTAA
- a CDS encoding MFS transporter: MEVKSFRKAGHFPSLLSAFLYFDVSFMIWVLCGSLSLYITKDFGLTDTQKATMVAIPILGGSIFRIPLGILADRIGSKKTGLLGMGLTILPLVFGWLGGTNILQVQTIGFLLGIAGASFAVSLSLASRWYPPEYQGLAMGIAGAGNSGTALATFFGPQLAEAYGWHNVFGIAIIPLVLVIIFFAIVAKDAPNAPAPKTMKDYLSVFKSADTWWFSMFYAITFGGFVGFASYFSIFFYDVYGDHIVPGGITKIQVGYLVTITVIAGSFFRPIGGWIADRIGGMRFLTVLYSIITLCAFAIATMPSSFLIMLIYTSVMMACLGMGNGSVFQIVPQRFSKEIGVVTGIVGAAGGLGGFLLPKYILGPLKESTGSHVTGFLVIGSIVLATTLIFYVVTRSWRKSWATNESGINY; encoded by the coding sequence ATGGAAGTTAAAAGTTTTCGTAAGGCCGGTCATTTTCCTAGTTTATTGTCAGCTTTTCTTTATTTTGATGTTAGTTTTATGATTTGGGTACTTTGCGGTTCTCTATCGCTCTACATTACCAAGGATTTTGGGCTAACAGATACTCAGAAAGCGACTATGGTGGCGATTCCTATACTTGGAGGTTCTATTTTTCGGATACCGTTGGGAATCTTAGCTGATCGAATTGGTTCTAAAAAAACAGGCCTTCTTGGAATGGGGCTAACGATATTACCTCTAGTCTTTGGTTGGTTGGGCGGAACTAATATACTTCAAGTTCAAACAATAGGATTCTTGTTAGGTATCGCTGGCGCAAGTTTTGCTGTATCCCTTTCGTTAGCTAGTCGGTGGTATCCTCCAGAATATCAAGGACTAGCGATGGGGATTGCCGGAGCTGGGAATAGTGGGACTGCATTAGCTACATTCTTTGGACCTCAGTTAGCGGAAGCTTATGGTTGGCATAATGTATTTGGTATCGCAATCATTCCTTTGGTTCTTGTTATTATCTTCTTTGCGATTGTGGCCAAGGACGCTCCCAATGCACCTGCACCAAAAACTATGAAAGATTACCTAAGTGTATTCAAATCTGCCGACACTTGGTGGTTCTCTATGTTCTATGCAATTACATTTGGTGGATTTGTTGGATTTGCAAGCTATTTCAGTATTTTCTTCTATGATGTGTATGGCGATCATATCGTTCCAGGCGGAATCACAAAGATACAGGTTGGTTACTTAGTTACGATTACTGTTATCGCGGGAAGTTTTTTCAGACCTATTGGTGGTTGGATTGCGGACAGAATTGGTGGCATGAGATTCTTAACCGTCCTGTATAGCATCATTACGTTATGTGCGTTTGCCATCGCTACAATGCCTAGTTCATTCCTTATTATGCTTATATATACAAGTGTGATGATGGCTTGCTTAGGTATGGGTAATGGATCTGTTTTTCAAATTGTTCCGCAACGTTTCTCTAAAGAAATTGGCGTCGTTACTGGGATCGTTGGAGCAGCAGGTGGTTTAGGAGGATTCCTGTTACCTAAATATATACTGGGTCCATTAAAAGAATCTACAGGTTCTCACGTTACAGGATTTCTTGTCATTGGCTCCATTGTCCTAGCAACAACACTTATATTCTACGTAGTCACTCGCTCATGGAGAAAATCTTGGGCTACCAATGAATCTGGAATCAATTATTAA
- a CDS encoding NADH:flavin oxidoreductase/NADH oxidase, with protein MVQIDSTFTYKGLKLKNRIVMAPMCQYSVEAKDGIPNDWHFVHYVSRAIGGTGLIIVEMTDIDPDGRITNADLGLWSDDQIPAYQRIVNEVHKYGAKIGIQIAHAGRKAEDAIQPVGSSDIPVNDSTINSTQNPPRALTNEEVKVTVTQFKDTARRAIEAGFDTIELHGAHGYLLHQFHSPGINNRTDEYGQDLSRFGVEVIEAVRSVMPADMPLIMRISAVEYMDGGYDLEHSLKLGEKFKEAGVDIFHVSSGGEAPPGKVKPANHSGYQIPFARAFKQSLNVPVIAVGRLDDPYLADATIANDDADLIAVGRGMLNDPYWAIHSIKTVTNKVVPPAQYLRGM; from the coding sequence ATGGTACAAATAGATTCCACATTTACATACAAGGGTCTGAAGTTAAAAAATCGGATCGTTATGGCTCCAATGTGCCAATATTCTGTTGAAGCAAAAGATGGAATACCAAACGACTGGCACTTTGTTCATTATGTGTCTAGAGCTATCGGTGGAACCGGTCTTATCATTGTAGAAATGACGGACATCGACCCTGATGGTCGCATCACGAATGCAGATTTAGGACTATGGTCAGATGATCAGATTCCAGCTTATCAACGAATCGTTAACGAAGTTCATAAATATGGTGCGAAGATTGGAATTCAAATTGCTCATGCGGGACGTAAAGCAGAAGATGCGATTCAACCTGTCGGATCTTCTGATATTCCAGTAAATGATAGTACTATTAATTCGACGCAGAACCCACCAAGAGCGCTAACTAACGAAGAAGTTAAAGTAACGGTTACTCAGTTTAAAGATACAGCTAGACGAGCGATTGAAGCGGGATTTGATACGATCGAATTACATGGCGCTCATGGTTATTTACTCCATCAGTTTCATTCGCCAGGAATTAATAACCGAACAGACGAATATGGCCAGGATTTGTCTCGATTTGGAGTTGAAGTCATCGAGGCGGTGCGAAGCGTAATGCCTGCGGATATGCCATTAATCATGAGGATTTCAGCCGTTGAATATATGGATGGAGGCTATGATCTAGAACATTCCCTCAAGTTAGGGGAGAAATTTAAAGAGGCTGGAGTCGATATCTTTCATGTATCTAGTGGCGGTGAAGCACCTCCAGGAAAAGTGAAGCCTGCTAACCATTCAGGATATCAAATTCCATTTGCTCGAGCATTTAAACAATCATTAAACGTACCTGTTATAGCAGTTGGTAGACTCGATGATCCTTATCTCGCAGATGCAACCATTGCAAATGATGATGCTGATCTTATTGCTGTAGGTCGTGGAATGTTGAATGACCCTTATTGGGCAATTCATTCCATCAAGACGGTTACCAATAAAGTGGTACCTCCTGCACAATATCTAAGAGGCATGTAA